Proteins from a single region of Streptomyces vinaceus:
- a CDS encoding sensor histidine kinase, which yields MVFSLVALVAAVSASGIAYWLNREAVLTRTQDAALGDFRQEMQNRAAALPADPTPEEMQRTAELMAGSSPGYSVLLVDEQGGRKVFGAAGPDSFGLDDVPGSLQRAVNDRQKATAANDAEYHVYWQRTKPRGNPYLVGGTRIVGGGPTGYMYKSLAQERDDLNALGWSLTIATGLALLGSALLAQAAARTVLKPVQRLGDAARRLGEGELDHRLEVSGTDELADLSHTFNKTAEALEKKVADMSAREEASRRFVADMSHELRTPLTALTAVAEVLEEEVEYLDPMVAPAVGLVVSETRRLNVLVENLMEVTRFDAGTAKLVLDDVDVADQVTACIDARAWLDAVELDAERGIVARLDPRRLDVILANLIGNALKHGGSPVRVSVVVEGEWLVIAVQDNGPGIPEEVLPHVFDRFYKASASRPKSDGSGLGLSIAVENAHIHGGEITAANGPGGGALFTLRLPVDVGKVIAGEADA from the coding sequence ATGGTGTTCTCCCTGGTCGCGCTGGTGGCCGCCGTGTCCGCGTCCGGGATCGCGTACTGGCTCAACCGCGAGGCCGTGCTCACCCGTACCCAGGACGCCGCCCTCGGCGACTTCCGCCAGGAGATGCAGAACCGGGCCGCGGCGCTGCCCGCCGACCCGACGCCCGAGGAGATGCAGCGCACCGCCGAGCTGATGGCGGGCAGCAGCCCCGGCTACAGCGTGCTGCTGGTCGACGAGCAGGGCGGCCGCAAGGTGTTCGGCGCGGCCGGTCCCGACTCCTTCGGGCTGGACGACGTACCGGGCTCGCTGCAACGCGCCGTGAACGACCGGCAGAAGGCGACGGCCGCGAACGACGCCGAGTACCACGTGTACTGGCAGCGGACGAAGCCGCGCGGCAACCCGTACCTGGTGGGCGGCACGCGGATCGTGGGCGGCGGGCCCACCGGCTACATGTACAAGTCGCTGGCGCAGGAGCGGGACGACCTGAACGCGCTCGGCTGGTCGCTGACCATCGCGACGGGCCTCGCGCTGCTCGGGTCCGCGCTGCTGGCGCAGGCGGCGGCCCGTACGGTGCTCAAGCCGGTCCAGCGGCTGGGGGACGCGGCGCGGCGGCTCGGCGAGGGCGAGCTGGACCACCGGCTGGAGGTGTCGGGTACGGACGAACTGGCCGACCTGTCGCACACGTTCAACAAGACGGCGGAGGCGCTGGAGAAGAAGGTCGCCGACATGAGCGCCCGCGAGGAGGCCAGCCGGCGCTTCGTCGCGGACATGTCGCACGAACTGCGCACTCCGCTGACGGCGCTGACGGCGGTCGCCGAGGTGCTGGAGGAGGAGGTCGAGTACCTCGATCCGATGGTCGCGCCCGCGGTCGGGCTGGTGGTCAGCGAGACCCGGCGGCTGAACGTGCTGGTGGAGAACCTGATGGAGGTCACCCGCTTCGACGCGGGGACGGCCAAGCTGGTCCTGGACGACGTGGACGTCGCCGACCAGGTCACGGCCTGCATCGACGCGCGGGCATGGCTCGACGCGGTCGAACTGGACGCGGAGCGGGGCATCGTGGCGCGGCTCGACCCGCGCCGGCTCGACGTCATCCTCGCCAACCTGATCGGCAACGCGCTCAAGCACGGCGGCTCGCCGGTACGGGTGTCGGTGGTCGTCGAGGGCGAGTGGCTGGTGATCGCGGTCCAGGACAACGGGCCGGGCATCCCCGAGGAGGTGCTGCCGCACGTCTTCGACCGGTTCTACAAGGCCAGCGCCTCGCGGCCGAAGTCGGACGGCAGCGGGCTGGGCCTGTCGATCGCCGTGGAGAACGCGCACATCCACGGGGGAGAGATCACCGCGGCCAACGGGCCCGGGGGCGGTGCGCTGTTCACGCTGCGGCTGCCGGTGGACGTGGGAAAGGTGATCGCCGGTGAAGCGGACGCGTAG
- the afsQ1 gene encoding two-component system response regulator AfsQ1, which translates to MPFLLLIEDDDAIRTALELSLSRQGHRVATAATGEDGLKLLREQRPDLIVLDVMLPGIDGFEVCRRIRRTDQLPIILLTARSDDIDVVVGLESGADDYVVKPVQGRVLDARIRAVLRRGEREASDSAVFGSLVIDRAAMTVTKNGEDLQLTPTELRLLLELSRRPGQALSRQQLLRLVWEHDYLGDSRLVDACVQRLRAKVEEVPSSPTLIRTVRGVGYRLDSPQ; encoded by the coding sequence GTGCCTTTCCTGTTGCTGATCGAGGACGACGACGCCATCCGCACGGCCCTCGAACTCTCCCTGTCTCGCCAGGGCCACCGTGTGGCCACCGCGGCGACGGGCGAGGACGGCCTGAAACTGCTGCGCGAGCAGCGGCCGGACCTGATCGTGCTGGACGTCATGCTGCCCGGGATCGACGGCTTCGAGGTGTGCCGGCGGATCCGCCGCACCGACCAGCTGCCGATCATCCTGCTGACCGCCCGCAGCGACGACATCGATGTCGTCGTGGGCCTGGAGTCCGGCGCCGACGACTACGTCGTCAAGCCCGTCCAGGGCCGGGTGCTCGACGCCCGCATCCGGGCCGTCCTGCGCCGCGGCGAACGGGAGGCCAGCGACTCCGCCGTGTTCGGTTCCCTGGTCATCGACCGGGCCGCCATGACGGTCACCAAGAACGGCGAGGACCTCCAGCTCACCCCGACCGAGCTGCGGCTGCTGCTGGAGCTCAGCCGCCGGCCCGGCCAGGCGCTCTCGCGCCAGCAGCTGCTGCGCCTGGTCTGGGAGCACGACTACCTCGGCGACTCCCGGCTCGTGGACGCCTGCGTGCAGCGGCTGCGGGCCAAGGTCGAGGAAGTGCCCTCCTCGCCCACCCTCATCCGGACCGTCCGGGGAGTCGGCTACCGGCTGGACTCGCCGCAGTGA
- a CDS encoding purine-nucleoside phosphorylase has protein sequence MNASVTDPFADATAAAARLRELTGAESHDVALVMGSGWAPAAEALGAPEAEFPVTELPGFPPAAVEGHGGKIRSYKIGDKRALVFLGRTHYYEGRGVAAVAHGVRTAVAAGCKTVVLTNGCGGLREGMKPGQPVLISDHLNLTATSPIVGANFVDLTDLYSPRLRAMCKEIDETLEEGVYVQFPGPHYETPAEINMIRVMGADLVGMSTVLEAIAAREAGAEVLGISLVTNLAAGISGEPLNHEEVLQAGRDSAARMGKLLTQVLARI, from the coding sequence GTGAACGCATCTGTTACCGACCCCTTCGCCGACGCCACCGCCGCAGCCGCCCGCCTGCGTGAGCTGACCGGCGCCGAATCCCACGATGTCGCCCTCGTCATGGGCTCCGGCTGGGCCCCCGCCGCAGAGGCGCTGGGCGCCCCCGAGGCCGAGTTCCCCGTCACCGAGCTGCCGGGCTTCCCGCCCGCCGCGGTCGAGGGCCACGGCGGCAAGATCCGCTCGTACAAGATCGGCGACAAGCGCGCCCTGGTCTTCCTCGGCCGGACCCACTACTACGAGGGCCGCGGCGTAGCCGCCGTCGCCCACGGCGTGCGCACCGCCGTCGCCGCCGGCTGCAAGACCGTCGTCCTGACCAACGGCTGCGGCGGCCTGCGCGAGGGCATGAAGCCCGGCCAGCCCGTCCTGATCAGCGACCACCTCAACCTGACGGCCACCTCGCCGATCGTCGGCGCGAACTTCGTGGACCTGACCGACCTGTACTCGCCGCGCCTGCGCGCGATGTGCAAGGAGATCGACGAGACCCTCGAAGAGGGCGTCTACGTCCAGTTCCCCGGCCCGCACTACGAGACCCCGGCCGAGATCAACATGATCCGCGTCATGGGCGCCGACCTCGTCGGCATGTCCACCGTGCTGGAGGCCATCGCCGCCCGCGAGGCCGGCGCCGAGGTGCTCGGCATCTCCCTGGTCACCAACCTGGCGGCGGGCATCTCCGGCGAGCCGCTGAACCACGAAGAGGTGCTCCAGGCCGGCCGTGACTCGGCCGCGCGCATGGGCAAGCTGCTGACGCAGGTCCTCGCCCGCATCTGA
- a CDS encoding gamma-glutamylcyclotransferase, protein MSLYAAYAGNLDPRLMTRRAPHSPLRGTGWINDWRLTFGGEQMGWEGALATIVEAPRHQVFVALYDIAPLDEDSMDRWEGVGLDIYRRMRIRVHTLDGEEPAWCYVLNGYEGGLPSARYLGEIADAAESAGAPHDYVMELRKRPC, encoded by the coding sequence ATGTCGCTCTACGCCGCGTACGCCGGCAACCTCGACCCGCGGCTGATGACGCGCCGCGCTCCGCATTCGCCGCTGCGCGGCACGGGCTGGATCAACGACTGGCGGCTGACCTTCGGCGGCGAGCAGATGGGCTGGGAGGGCGCCCTGGCCACGATCGTCGAGGCCCCGCGCCACCAGGTGTTCGTCGCCCTGTACGACATCGCGCCGCTGGACGAGGACTCGATGGACCGGTGGGAGGGCGTCGGGCTCGACATCTACCGGCGGATGCGGATCCGCGTCCACACGCTGGACGGCGAGGAGCCGGCGTGGTGCTACGTGCTGAACGGGTACGAGGGCGGCCTGCCCTCGGCGCGCTACCTCGGCGAGATCGCCGACGCGGCCGAATCGGCCGGGGCCCCGCACGACTACGTGATGGAACTGCGCAAGCGCCCCTGCTGA
- a CDS encoding alpha/beta hydrolase: protein MQPTFVLVHGAFSNSFAFAPLQAELGLLGHRSVAVDLPGHGFAATYTRAYQTPQDPAGLAAAPGSIKGVTLADNAAHLIGILERAKRNGPVILVSHSRGGMTATVAANARPDLIDRIVYVSAWCPVDLPVGDYYAEPEMASVDSAALGLALAGNPAELGLLRVNFRTADPDALAAFKAAFLADGTEEEFLAFLNTFQPDENLDTGTSDDRAQAGTWGRIPKTYVRLAGDASLPLALQDRLIREGNALTPQNPYDVRTLEGSHLKWLVDPAPAARVLGELAAQAG, encoded by the coding sequence ATGCAGCCGACTTTCGTACTGGTTCACGGAGCCTTCTCCAACTCCTTCGCCTTCGCACCGCTCCAGGCCGAACTCGGCCTCCTGGGGCACCGTTCGGTCGCCGTCGACCTGCCCGGCCACGGTTTCGCGGCGACCTACACCCGCGCCTACCAGACGCCGCAGGACCCCGCGGGCCTCGCCGCGGCGCCCGGCTCGATCAAGGGCGTCACGCTCGCCGACAACGCCGCGCACCTGATAGGGATCCTGGAACGGGCCAAGCGGAACGGGCCGGTGATCCTCGTCTCGCACAGCCGCGGCGGCATGACGGCCACGGTCGCGGCCAACGCGCGGCCCGACCTGATCGACCGCATCGTGTACGTCTCGGCCTGGTGCCCCGTCGATCTCCCGGTCGGCGACTACTACGCCGAGCCGGAGATGGCCTCGGTCGACTCCGCCGCCCTGGGCCTGGCGCTGGCCGGCAACCCGGCCGAACTCGGCCTGCTCCGCGTCAACTTCCGCACCGCGGACCCGGACGCCCTCGCGGCCTTCAAGGCCGCCTTCCTCGCCGACGGCACCGAGGAGGAGTTCCTGGCCTTCCTCAACACCTTCCAGCCCGACGAGAACCTGGACACCGGCACCTCTGACGACCGGGCGCAGGCCGGGACCTGGGGCCGCATCCCGAAGACCTACGTCCGCCTGGCCGGCGACGCGAGCCTTCCGCTCGCCCTGCAGGACCGGCTGATCCGCGAGGGCAACGCGCTGACGCCGCAGAACCCGTACGACGTCCGCACCCTCGAAGGCAGCCACCTGAAGTGGCTGGTCGACCCGGCGCCGGCGGCCCGCGTCCTGGGCGAACTCGCGGCGCAGGCGGGCTAG
- a CDS encoding aldehyde dehydrogenase family protein, translating into MSESSSARLSVFKTYKLYVGGKFPRSESGRVYEVQDSKGKWLANAPLSSRKDARDAVVAARKAFGGWSGATAYNRGQILYRVAEMLEGRREQFVREVGEAEGLSKSKAGAVVDAAIDRWVWYAGWTDKIGQIVGGANPVAGPFFNLSTPEPTGVVTVVAPQDSSFLGLISVIAPVIATGNTVVVIASEKAPLPALSLGEVLATSDLPGGVVNILSGKAGEMGPHLASHQDVNAIDLAGADAALAKELEIAAADNLKRVLRPQPVDDWSADPGTSRMTAFLETKTVWHPTGSLGSGGSSY; encoded by the coding sequence ATGTCTGAGTCGTCGTCGGCGCGTCTGAGCGTCTTCAAGACCTACAAGCTGTACGTCGGGGGCAAGTTCCCCCGCTCCGAGAGCGGCCGGGTGTACGAGGTGCAGGACTCCAAGGGCAAGTGGCTGGCCAACGCCCCCCTGTCCTCCCGCAAGGACGCGCGTGACGCGGTCGTCGCGGCCCGCAAGGCCTTCGGTGGCTGGTCGGGCGCGACCGCGTACAACCGCGGGCAGATCCTCTACCGCGTCGCCGAGATGCTGGAGGGCCGCCGCGAGCAGTTCGTCCGCGAGGTCGGCGAGGCCGAGGGCCTGTCCAAGTCGAAGGCGGGCGCCGTCGTCGACGCGGCCATCGACCGCTGGGTCTGGTACGCGGGCTGGACCGACAAGATCGGCCAGATCGTGGGCGGGGCCAACCCGGTCGCGGGTCCGTTCTTCAACCTCTCCACCCCGGAGCCGACGGGCGTCGTCACGGTCGTCGCCCCGCAGGACTCCTCGTTCCTGGGCCTGATCTCGGTGATCGCCCCGGTGATCGCGACCGGCAACACGGTGGTCGTCATCGCCTCGGAGAAGGCGCCGCTCCCGGCGCTCTCCCTGGGCGAGGTGCTGGCCACCTCCGACCTGCCCGGCGGCGTGGTCAACATCCTGTCCGGCAAGGCCGGCGAGATGGGCCCGCACCTGGCGTCCCACCAGGACGTCAACGCGATCGACCTGGCGGGCGCGGACGCGGCGCTGGCCAAGGAGCTGGAGATCGCGGCGGCCGACAACCTCAAGCGCGTCCTGCGTCCACAGCCTGTGGACGACTGGAGCGCCGACCCGGGCACGTCGCGCATGACGGCGTTCCTGGAGACGAAGACGGTCTGGCACCCGACGGGTTCGCTGGGTTCGGGCGGATCCTCGTACTGA
- a CDS encoding DeoR/GlpR family DNA-binding transcription regulator, with protein sequence MFAAERRQLILEMVRANGAVSLRELARVVQTSEVTVRRDVRALEAEGLLDRRHGGAVLPGGFTRESGFPQKSHLATAEKTAIADVAASLVEEGEAVVVGAGTTTQELARRLARVPGLTVVTNSLLVAQALAHANRVEVVMTGGTLRGSNYALVGSGAEQSLQGLRVSRAFLSGSGLTAERGLSTSNMLSASVDRALVQAAAEVVVLADHTKLGTDTMFQTVPTDVMTRLVTDEPPPHDDRAATELQALADQGVQITIAGAVAPGGAGEGMAGRRPRRESPLPVQRRGAHQLRSTAPLPDPQPGDRDRARVADLRRR encoded by the coding sequence GTGTTCGCTGCAGAACGTCGCCAATTGATTCTCGAAATGGTGCGGGCCAACGGAGCGGTGTCGCTCCGGGAGCTCGCCCGCGTCGTCCAGACCTCCGAAGTGACCGTACGGCGGGACGTGCGGGCACTGGAGGCCGAAGGACTCCTCGACCGCCGGCACGGCGGTGCGGTGCTGCCGGGCGGTTTCACCCGCGAATCCGGCTTCCCGCAAAAGTCCCATCTCGCGACGGCGGAGAAGACCGCCATCGCCGATGTCGCGGCCTCCCTCGTCGAAGAGGGCGAGGCCGTCGTCGTCGGCGCGGGCACCACGACCCAGGAGCTGGCCCGCCGGCTCGCCCGGGTGCCCGGCCTGACCGTCGTCACCAACTCGCTGCTGGTCGCCCAGGCCCTGGCCCACGCCAACCGGGTGGAGGTGGTGATGACGGGCGGCACCCTCCGCGGCTCCAACTACGCGCTGGTCGGCAGCGGGGCGGAGCAGTCCCTCCAGGGGCTGCGGGTCTCCCGGGCCTTCCTGTCGGGCAGCGGTCTGACCGCGGAACGCGGTCTGTCCACGTCCAACATGCTGAGCGCGAGCGTGGACCGGGCCCTGGTCCAGGCGGCGGCGGAGGTGGTGGTCCTCGCGGACCACACCAAGCTGGGCACCGACACCATGTTCCAGACGGTGCCGACCGACGTGATGACCCGCCTGGTCACGGACGAGCCGCCGCCGCACGACGACCGCGCGGCCACGGAGCTCCAGGCCCTCGCGGACCAGGGCGTCCAGATCACGATCGCCGGAGCCGTGGCCCCCGGCGGCGCGGGCGAGGGCATGGCGGGCCGCCGCCCGCGCCGGGAGTCCCCCCTCCCGGTCCAGCGCCGGGGCGCCCACCAACTCCGCAGCACGGCCCCCCTCCCGGACCCCCAGCCGGGAGACCGCGACCGAGCAAGGGTGGCGGACCTCCGGCGGCGGTGA
- a CDS encoding uridine kinase family protein, producing the protein MLDTNRPPEASPARGNGSHWCPVSASSPLPTRVVLLTGPSGSGKSRLAARSGLPVLRLDDFYKEADDPSLPLVEGSSDIDWDSPQSWDADAAVTAIVELCAGGRTEVPVYSIATSSRTGTETLDISRTPLFIAEGIFAADIVARCQEMGLLADAICLRGRPSTTFRRRLARDLREGRKSLPFLLRRGWRLMRAERGIVARHTALGAHACARDEALGRLAACAAGRHRTTAAA; encoded by the coding sequence ATCCTCGATACCAACCGCCCACCGGAGGCATCCCCTGCGCGGGGGAATGGTTCACACTGGTGTCCTGTGAGCGCCTCCTCTCCTTTGCCTACGCGTGTCGTCCTGCTGACCGGGCCCTCGGGGTCCGGCAAGTCCAGGCTGGCCGCCCGCTCCGGGTTGCCGGTGCTGCGTCTGGACGACTTCTACAAGGAGGCGGACGACCCGAGCCTCCCGCTGGTCGAGGGCAGTTCCGACATCGACTGGGACTCGCCGCAGTCGTGGGACGCGGACGCGGCGGTCACCGCGATCGTGGAGCTGTGCGCGGGCGGCCGTACCGAGGTGCCGGTGTACTCCATCGCCACCTCCTCCCGTACCGGTACGGAGACGCTGGACATCTCCCGCACCCCGCTGTTCATCGCGGAGGGGATCTTCGCGGCCGACATCGTGGCCCGGTGCCAGGAGATGGGGTTGCTGGCCGACGCGATCTGCCTGCGCGGGCGGCCCTCGACGACGTTCCGCCGCAGGCTCGCGCGCGACCTGCGCGAGGGCCGCAAGTCGCTGCCGTTCCTGCTGCGCAGGGGATGGCGGCTGATGCGGGCGGAGCGGGGCATCGTGGCCCGGCACACCGCCCTGGGCGCGCACGCCTGCGCCCGCGACGAGGCGCTCGGCCGCCTGGCCGCCTGCGCGGCGGGCCGCCACCGCACGACGGCCGCGGCGTAG
- a CDS encoding phospho-sugar mutase gives MQEQDDLITRARTWLAEDPDPQTAAELAALVEAGDVTELADRFSGTLQFGTAGLRGEIGAGPMRMNRSVVIRAAAGLAAYLKAQGHAGGLVVVGYDARYKSADFARDTAAVMTGAGLRAAVLPRPLPTPVLAYAIRHLGAVAGVEVTASHNPPRDNGYKVYLGDGSQIVSPADVEIAAEIARVETLASVPRPESGWEELGDEVLEAYLARTDAVLTPGSPRGVRTVYTAMHGVGKDVLLAAFARAGFPEPVLVAEQAEPDPAFPTVAFPNPEEPGAMDLAFAKAAEVQPDIVIANDPDADRCAVAVPTADGWRMLRGDEVGALLAAHLVHKGATGVFAESIVSSSLLGRIAEAAGVGYEETLTGFKWIARVEGLRYGYEEALGYCVDPEGVRDKDGITAALLVAELASKLKEQGRTLTDLLDDLAMEHGLHHTDQLSVRVEDLSVIADAMAALRAQPPVALAGLRVASAEDLTRGTEALPPTDGLRYYLEGDYKARVIVRPSGTEPKLKCYLEVVVPVAEASDLTAARVRGQEILDAIKKDLSAAAGI, from the coding sequence GTGCAGGAACAGGACGACCTGATCACCCGGGCGCGGACCTGGCTGGCGGAGGACCCGGACCCGCAGACGGCGGCGGAACTCGCCGCGCTCGTCGAAGCCGGGGACGTCACCGAGCTCGCGGACCGGTTCTCCGGCACCCTGCAGTTCGGCACGGCCGGGCTGCGCGGCGAGATCGGCGCGGGCCCGATGCGGATGAACCGCTCCGTGGTCATCCGGGCGGCGGCCGGCCTCGCGGCCTATCTCAAGGCCCAGGGCCACGCCGGCGGCCTGGTCGTCGTCGGCTACGACGCCCGGTACAAGTCCGCGGACTTCGCCCGCGACACCGCCGCCGTGATGACCGGCGCGGGCCTGCGCGCGGCCGTCCTGCCCCGACCGCTGCCGACGCCGGTCCTCGCGTACGCCATACGGCACCTGGGTGCCGTCGCCGGCGTCGAGGTGACCGCGAGCCACAACCCGCCCCGGGACAACGGTTACAAGGTCTACCTCGGCGACGGCTCGCAGATCGTCTCCCCCGCGGACGTCGAGATCGCGGCGGAGATCGCGCGCGTGGAGACCCTCGCCTCGGTCCCCCGTCCGGAGTCCGGCTGGGAGGAGCTCGGCGATGAGGTCCTGGAGGCCTACCTGGCCCGTACGGACGCCGTCCTGACCCCCGGCTCCCCCCGGGGCGTGCGGACGGTCTACACGGCCATGCACGGCGTCGGCAAGGACGTCCTCCTGGCTGCCTTCGCCCGGGCCGGCTTCCCGGAGCCGGTGCTGGTCGCCGAGCAGGCGGAGCCGGACCCGGCCTTCCCGACGGTGGCCTTCCCCAACCCGGAGGAGCCGGGCGCGATGGACCTGGCCTTCGCCAAGGCCGCCGAGGTCCAGCCCGACATCGTGATCGCGAACGACCCCGACGCCGACCGCTGCGCGGTGGCCGTCCCCACCGCGGACGGCTGGCGCATGCTCCGCGGCGACGAGGTCGGCGCGCTGCTGGCGGCCCACCTGGTCCACAAGGGCGCGACGGGCGTCTTCGCCGAGTCCATCGTGTCGTCCTCCCTCCTGGGCCGGATCGCCGAGGCCGCGGGCGTCGGCTACGAGGAGACCCTGACGGGCTTCAAGTGGATCGCCCGCGTCGAGGGCCTGCGGTACGGCTACGAGGAGGCGCTGGGCTACTGCGTCGACCCCGAGGGCGTCCGCGACAAGGACGGCATCACGGCCGCCCTGCTGGTGGCGGAGCTGGCCTCGAAGCTCAAGGAGCAGGGCCGTACGCTGACCGACCTGCTGGACGACCTGGCGATGGAGCACGGCCTGCACCACACCGACCAGCTGTCGGTCCGCGTGGAGGACCTGTCGGTCATCGCCGACGCGATGGCCGCGCTGCGGGCGCAGCCGCCGGTGGCGCTGGCGGGCCTGCGGGTCGCGTCCGCCGAGGACCTGACCCGGGGCACGGAGGCGCTGCCGCCGACGGACGGCCTGCGCTACTACCTGGAGGGCGACTACAAGGCCCGGGTGATCGTGCGCCCGTCGGGCACGGAGCCCAAGCTGAAGTGCTACCTGGAGGTCGTGGTCCCGGTGGCCGAGGCCTCCGACCTGACGGCGGCCCGCGTGCGCGGCCAGGAGATCCTGGACGCGATCAAGAAGGACCTGTCGGCGGCCGCCGGGATCTAG
- a CDS encoding SigE family RNA polymerase sigma factor: MNTLHSTTTSAVVTRLHDVNRRAGARSVTVARPRPAHTVAIDANTYQTASALPVQRTPELSATSEAEFTAYVQERRAALYATAFHLTGDRYEAEDLLQSALFSTYRAWDRISDKAAVGGYLRRTMTNLHISAWRRRKLNEYPTEELPETASDTDAMRGTELRAVLWQALARIPEPQRTMLVLRYYEGRTDPEIAEILGISVGTVKSSIWRSLRRLRDDEALSFGSDEAESFGELVA, from the coding sequence ATGAACACGCTGCACAGCACCACCACCAGCGCGGTTGTCACGCGGCTGCACGATGTGAACCGCCGGGCAGGTGCCCGTTCGGTGACGGTCGCCCGTCCGCGGCCGGCGCACACGGTGGCCATCGACGCGAACACGTACCAGACCGCCTCCGCCCTCCCGGTGCAGCGCACGCCCGAGCTCTCCGCCACTTCGGAGGCCGAGTTCACGGCGTACGTGCAGGAGCGGCGGGCCGCCCTCTACGCGACGGCCTTCCACCTGACCGGTGACCGTTACGAAGCCGAGGACCTGCTCCAGAGCGCGCTGTTCTCCACGTATCGCGCCTGGGACCGGATCAGCGACAAGGCCGCCGTCGGCGGGTACCTGCGCCGCACGATGACGAACCTGCACATCAGCGCCTGGCGCCGGCGCAAGCTCAACGAGTACCCGACGGAGGAGCTCCCGGAGACGGCCTCCGACACGGACGCGATGCGGGGTACGGAGCTGCGCGCGGTGCTGTGGCAGGCGCTGGCCCGCATCCCGGAGCCGCAGCGCACGATGCTGGTGCTGCGGTACTACGAGGGCCGTACGGACCCGGAGATCGCCGAGATCCTGGGCATCAGCGTCGGCACGGTGAAGTCGAGCATCTGGCGCTCGCTGCGTCGGCTGCGGGACGACGAGGCGCTGAGCTTCGGCAGCGACGAGGCGGAGTCCTTCGGGGAGCTCGTCGCGTAA
- a CDS encoding NAD(P)H-quinone dehydrogenase: MTRIVIIGGGPGGYEAALVGAQLGAEVTVVDCDGLGGASVLTDCVPSKTLIATAEVMTTFDSSYEELGIVVADDTPHIEQAARVVGVDLGKVNRRVKRLALAQSHDITASVTRAGARVVRGRGKLGGPQGIDGTRDVIVTAADGTETILTADAVLIATGGHPREIPDAMPDGERILNWTQVYDLDELPEELIVVGSGVTGAEFAGAYQALGSRVTLISSRDRVLPGEDPDAAAVLEDVFRRRGMNVVGRSRAESAKRVGDRVEVTLSDGRVITGTHCLMAVGAIPNTKDMNLEESGVRLKESGHIWTDKVSRTSAPGVYAAGDVTGIFALASVAAMQGRIAMYHFLGDAVAPLNLKTVSSNVFTDPEIATVGYTQADVDSGKIDARVVKLPLLRNARAKMQGIRDGFVKLFCRPGTGIVVGGVVVSPRASELIHPISIAVDNNLTVEQIANAFTVYPSLSGSIAEVARQLHTRKAAGEV; encoded by the coding sequence GTGACCCGGATCGTGATCATCGGCGGCGGACCCGGCGGGTATGAGGCGGCCCTCGTGGGGGCCCAGCTCGGCGCGGAGGTGACCGTCGTCGACTGCGACGGCCTCGGTGGCGCGTCCGTCCTCACCGACTGCGTACCTTCCAAGACCCTCATCGCGACCGCCGAGGTCATGACGACCTTCGACTCGTCGTACGAGGAGCTCGGCATCGTCGTGGCCGACGACACCCCGCACATCGAGCAGGCCGCGCGCGTCGTCGGCGTGGACCTCGGCAAGGTGAACCGGCGCGTCAAGCGCCTCGCGCTCGCCCAGTCGCACGACATCACCGCCTCCGTCACCCGGGCCGGCGCCCGCGTCGTACGGGGCCGCGGCAAGCTGGGCGGCCCGCAGGGCATCGACGGCACGCGCGACGTCATCGTCACCGCCGCCGACGGCACCGAGACGATCCTGACGGCCGACGCCGTGCTGATCGCGACCGGCGGCCACCCCCGCGAGATCCCCGACGCCATGCCCGACGGCGAGCGGATCCTGAACTGGACCCAGGTCTACGACCTCGACGAGCTCCCCGAGGAGCTCATCGTGGTCGGCTCCGGCGTCACCGGTGCCGAGTTCGCCGGTGCGTACCAGGCCCTCGGCTCCCGCGTCACGCTGATCTCCTCGCGCGACCGCGTGCTGCCCGGCGAGGACCCGGACGCGGCGGCCGTGCTGGAGGACGTCTTCCGGCGCCGCGGCATGAACGTCGTGGGCCGCTCGCGCGCCGAGTCCGCCAAGCGGGTCGGCGACCGCGTCGAGGTCACGCTGTCCGACGGCCGGGTCATCACCGGTACGCACTGTCTGATGGCGGTCGGCGCGATCCCGAACACCAAGGACATGAACCTGGAGGAGTCCGGGGTCCGGCTCAAGGAGTCCGGGCACATCTGGACCGACAAGGTCTCCCGTACGTCGGCGCCGGGCGTGTACGCGGCCGGCGACGTGACCGGGATCTTCGCGCTGGCCTCCGTCGCGGCCATGCAGGGCCGCATCGCGATGTACCACTTCCTCGGCGACGCGGTGGCCCCGCTGAACCTCAAGACGGTCTCGTCGAACGTCTTCACCGACCCGGAGATCGCCACTGTCGGTTACACCCAGGCCGACGTGGACTCCGGGAAGATCGACGCCCGTGTCGTGAAGCTGCCCCTCCTGCGCAACGCGCGCGCCAAGATGCAGGGGATCCGGGACGGGTTCGTGAAGCTGTTCTGCCGTCCGGGCACCGGAATCGTGGTCGGCGGCGTGGTGGTCTCCCCGCGGGCGAGCGAGCTGATCCACCCGATCTCGATCGCAGTCGACAACAACCTGACCGTCGAGCAGATCGCAAACGCGTTCACGGTGTACCCCTCGCTGTCGGGTTCGATCGCCGAGGTGGCGCGGCAGCTGCACACGCGCAAGGCGGCCGGCGAGGTCTGA